CCTTGAAAAATCTCAACTGAGTAGATTGATAATTAGGGTATGCACCCGAAAATTATCCCTAAAATGGTGGTAAATAACCCATGGCATTTTTGACTCGATCGAGAGTTTGATTGGCCACCGCTTCTGCTTTGAGACGACCTTGCCGCAAAACCGTGGCTAAATAATCTTTATCCTCTCTAATTTGAGCGTATTTTTCCTGAATAGGTTTCAGAGATTCTATGGTAACTTCTGTTAACATCGGTTTAAATTGTCCCCAACCTAAATCGGCACATTCTCCCGCGACCACCTCTTTACTTTTTGCCGATAAAATGCTATAGAGAGTTAATAAATTATGGCATTCGGGACGCTCCGGATCATCGAAACTTAAACCCTTAACTAGATCGGTTTTACAGCGTTTAATTTTCTTGGCAATGACATCGGGACTATCGAGAATATTAATCCGACTCATCTCGGAAGGATCGGATTTAGACATTTTATTCCGGCCATCGGTTAAACTCATCACCCGCGCTCCTTCCTTGCGGATCATCGGATCAGGAAGTTTTAAAATTGGTTGTTTCGGTTGTCCAAAAAGATGATTAATTCTAACGGCTATATCGCGGGTTAATTCTAAATGTTGTTTTTGATCTTCTCCCACGGGTACTTTATCGGCATCGTAGAGTAGGATATCGGCAGCCATCAGTACGGGATAATCGAGTAAACCTGTGCCAACATTTTCCCCCTGTTTAATCGCTTTTTCTTTAAATTGAATCATATCGGTTAACCAATTTAAAGGGGTGATACAATTCAATAACCAAGTTAATTCCGTATGGGCCTTAACGTGGGATTGGACAAAGATAGTCGCATATTCTAAATCAATTCCGCAGGCTAAATATAAAGCGGCAATTGCTAAAGTATCCTCCGCAAGAGTGGCGGGATTATGGGGAACGGTGATCGCGTGTAAATCGACCACACAAAAGAAATTATCGTAGTCTTTTTGTCCCTCCACCCAATTGCGGATCGCACCGAGATAATTGCCTAAATGTAAATTGCCGGTTGGTTGCACACCAGATAAGATTCTTTGTTTACCCATAACTCCTGCGATCGCTTTTTTCATGATTTTATTGTATCAGTTTTTGCCGCTAATTTCATCCTAAATCCAATTGGGAAAAATCATTCTCAGATAATAATCCAGCACTGACAGGGGAATGCCTAAATAAATTGGTAGCCAATGGATAAAAGCAAAAATTATCAAAATTATCAGCAAGCGCGAGACATTTTTATAAATAGGAGTGGAACTTTCTAAACCATCGGCTAACAGCCAAGCTAGAGCAATCCAAGTGAAGCTATAGGCAGCCATATAATGATAGAGAAAGGTACAGCGACCAATTTTTAACCAGGGCAGCAGATTGGCAATATAGTTACAGATAAGATAGGCGGAAATTACTCGCTCTTTTCGGTTAAATAATCGACTAAAAACCACTAGAATCGCTCCCGTAGAAAACCACCACAAAAACGGATTTCCCATAGCGTGAACATCATAAATTTTATCACCTAATCTCTCAAAATAATAAGCCACAGGTCGCCCCATTACTAACCAACTATACCAGGGAGAACAATAGGGATGAACATCAGATTGATTACCTTTTATTCTCTGATGAAATGACCAAATTTCCTGATGTACTTGCCAAAAATTATATTGATGGTTGACGAGAAGATGCGGTATCCACAGCAAACTATAGGTGACTAGGGGAAAGACAATTAAGGCGATAAAAATGTCCTCTAATCTCAGGTTAGTTGCCTTTGTCCAAAGATTATCTTTTGACTGCTCTTGATTCAATAATTTTATTAACCAAGCAATACCGATAAAAATAAATATTCCTAGTAAAAATCCTAAGCCATTCCATTTAATATTTGCCGCTAAACCGAAAGAAACTCCTGATAATAATAGCCAATTGAGTTTCTGATTTTTCTGGAGTGCTAATAAAAAAAATAATTGTCCAGACAAACCGAATAAAATTAAGTAAATATTATTGAGAGCATAGCGGGATTCCACCAGAAATAATCCGTCTAAACTAGCGAGGAAAGTTGTGATTAAAAATACAGTTTTTCTCTGGGTTAATTGATAAGCAATTCCCCCAATAATTAGGGGAATAAAAGAACCAGTCAAAGCATTTAACCAGCGATAACTAAAAGTTGAGCGCAGGGAACCTGTTAAATTATTAATGGTTTCAGGATCGGCAGGAAAATGGGAACCAATCCAGATACTAATAGCAATTAAATATTGACTTAACGGTGGATGAGACTGGAAAAAATCTTTACCGATTAGATATTCATTGCCGTATTTAGCATAATAAACTTCATCGAAAACAAGTGTATTAAATTGACTGAGATTCCAGAATCTTATTGCCAGAGAAAATAAAAATATCCCTAGGATAGATAGGTTAAATTTTACTTGAGAATTCATGGAAAAATAATAGTTATTATAACTGGGAATTTTCTGTTAAACGCGAGCGAAATTCTTTGACGGCAAGACGGGGATTAGGATGGTTAACATATTCGGCTAATAATTCTAAATTTAAATCTGGTAATAAAGCACTTTTAGGGATTAAAATATATTCGCCATTCTCTTGCAAAGAATAGATTTTTAACTGATTATCTTGCCAAAACCAAACCTCTTGAGTTCCCAATCTTTTATAAACTTCTAAAACTTTCAGGCTGCCACTGGTTAAGATTATTTCTATCGCCAAATCAGGAAACTCTTTTTCTGTAAATAAACAAAAACATTCATCTGGTTCTTTTCCCGCTTCTTTTTCCTGTTTTCGCAAAGTGGTGGAACCTAATCCCCAGAAATCAATTTCAGCATATTCTAAATAAACTTCTACCAATCTACCGATATTTTTTTTGCTAACTTCGTGACGACGACTAGGAGCCATAATTTCTACCATTCCATCTAAGTAAGTAATGCGATAACTGGAACTATCTTCTAAATGTTTTAAGAGGGTTTCGTACTGTTGCCAATTAACCCCAGAAATTAACATTCTTTGTTCAGGATCATTAGCTTTTAACTCGAAATCTTCTAATCCTTGTAACAGAATCGTAGTCATCATACAATTAATTACCTCATCTATCTTACTTAATTACTCAGGAAGACTTATTTTGATTTCTTCTGGCGTTAATTTTAGCGCGTAAAATCCTCACTTTATAGGGATCAGCATCTTTTCGCCACAGTATCTGATAGCCTTTGATTGTAGCACAATTCTCCTCTAAACATTTTTGCCAACCCTGTAAACGTTCGATCGCTTTTCTATCCTCTAACAATCCCCAATCCTTTTCTAATTGAGTTAAGCGAACCAATTTATCATAGTTAGGATAATCCGCCGTTACTAAAAGCTCTTTTTCGTGTAGAATTGGCGGATTAGGACTATCCCGATAATCGCGAAAACTAAAATCAGCCGAACCTAAATATACATCCATGCTAGTGGCTAAAATCGGATGAATTTCTGTATCAAAATTGGGGTAATAGAGATAGGAAATTTTGGGTTGACGAAAGGATAAACGAATAACGTTAGCATTTTCTAACCGTCCGATAGTTTGACTAGCACAACCTTCATATAAGCGTAATAACATCGGTAATTTTTCCAGAATGCTAATATGAATAGTTAGGGAATAACGGGAAAGTTTGCCTAGAGAACTATTTTCACAAGTACGAGCGATTGCTGGCAAATTTCCCGCACTTATTAACACTTCTTCTGCTAAAGCGCAAGCATTGCGATAACTGCCAAATAAAGCTTTAAAATCGGCACGGGTAGCGGGGGATAATTCCCGTACTTTCGGACATTGGCTAAATTGACTTAAAGCTAAATAAAGTAAAAGATCTGCGCGTCTTTTATCGGCAATTATCTCCCATTCTTCCCCTTCTGTTACTTGTAAAATCACTTGAAAAGCTCGTCTAAAAGTCCCAAATTCTGCCTTAATTTCTTCCTCTTGTAATAATTCTCCTGCAACGGGTAAACGTCCTTGTTGGGTGTAAAATTCCATCAGGGGAGTTAATAAATCTTCGTAATCTTCAAAGCGTTTGAGATGGGTTTTAATTTTAGGAGTGGCAGTGCGGGAACGACATCTCGATAAACGAAAAGTTTCGGCTTTTTCTTCCTCTCGAAAAACTAGATAAATTCCCAAAGTTATTGGAATAGAATCAACTCCTAAACTGCTATCAATATACTGTTTTAGCTCTTCCTGTTGATAGTATTTTTGAAAGGTATTGCGACGGGTTATAATTCCATCTTCATAAGCCATTAAACCCCGTTCGCTATCATCAATTAAAATCTGTGCCGAAACAATTAAAACTTGACGGGTTAATTGCCAAGCTTTTAATAAAGCTTCCTGCCGTTCTTCGGCGGATTCAATAACATTAATTACATAGCCTAAATTAACAATATCAGATTCAATTAAAGGACTATCGGGACGATAATAAGGATCCCAACCTTCACTTTGATAACCCTGTTCAGCTATGCGTTCTATATCACCTCCATAACCACAACCGTAATCAAAAAAAGTGGTTTCAGGAAGAAATAATCCCGCCGCTAATGCTAATCTTGTCGGACGAGAAAGGGTTTTGCGAACAAGAGCGGCTTTGTGGCGATCAATTATTATCGATTTTTCCTTTTGTCCCTCTAAATTACAAACTAAATAATCTCCTGCAAAATCAAGGTGATGCTTTCTTAAAAGCCGTTGCCATTCCTGTTTAGTACCGATGGGATAAGAACTATTTAAAAGTCCTAAAGCACTCTCGATTTTTGTGAGATGATCGAATTGTTCATAAAGAGGATAGTCCCTAGTAACAAAAGTTTCTTTTCGGTGTAAAATGGGCGGATTATCAGCATTTTGATAATTCCATTCACTTAAGATTAATGTCCCCAAATCTACCACTAAACTTTTAGTTAAAACTGGGTGAGGTTCCCGATCAAAATCGGGATAAAAAAGATAGGATATTTTCGGTTTATCGGTGCTAAATTTAATTATTGTTGCCTCAGATAAATGCTGATTAATTCTTGCTTGTTGTTCGTAATTCTGGAGAATAGGATCAAGTTGATGTAATGCTTCTCGATGAACATAAAGCGCCCCCGGTAATAGTTTACCGATGGGACTAACTTGACACAGTTGCACGATTAAGGTGAAATTATCAGCCATGGCAATTAATCTGTCTAATGACAAATTCTAGAGACAGAAAAAACTAAATAAATCTAGTTAAATGAACCCGATAGCGCTCTTTTTTTGTCACAGTCACCTCACCCACTTCTAAACGACCTTTTCCCCGAAAAGAAATCAAATCACCGGTTTTAACGTTATAACTAGATTGACTGATATCTTTCCAGTTAACTCGCACATCCCCAGCACTAATTGCCTCGGCCATTTTACTGCGAGAAATGCCAAAACCCGCCGAGGCAATCGCATCCAAACGTAAGGAAGCTTCCACAGTATTAATTTCTTTTTTTTGCGGTGGTCTAACTTTTAATTCCGTCAAAGGAATCGGGCTAGTTTTCACGGGAACCGAACGCACTTGTAGTAAATTAGCACATAAAAAATCTGCCAATTCAGGCACTACAATCGCCTGCGCTCCTCGCTCACCTAAAACGATTATATCGCCGACTTTTTCCCGGACGATCCCTGTCCCCAACATTGCCCCTAAAAAATCCCGGTGGTTAGCGGTATCAAAAAGAAAATTACCGGCAATATCAAGGGCAGATAGGGGAATATCTGTTTCTGCCAAAGGTAAATCAACTCTAGCAATACCGATGCGCTGTCTTTCTGCTTGGGGATAACCGCCCCATTTCTGCATTGACACATCGGTTAAACGCTGAAAAACCCGTTCTACTTCCGCCAAAACCGCAGGAGAAAGAAAGTCTGTCACCGTCACTTCCCAAGTCTTAATCGCTTGTTCGGCTTTATCAATAACTTTCGCTATGTCCTCGCGGTTTTCAACACCCTTTAGTAATTCTTCTCTTGGTAACATTGTTTTCTGGTAATTAATCAAAACTTCTTAGGAAAAAATCAGATGAACCATAACTTATTCCCGATAACCGTTCACCGTTCTAGGGCGTATCCTTGCAGATTTTCGGGGTTAAATTGACGGAGGATAAGAGTCGCTTGATTTTTCAGGTTTTCCGAACCCTGCACGATAATAATATATTTTCCGGCACCGAGACGATTGCGATAGGGAAGTGCATCACCACTGCCGGACGATAAACCCACACCACCACCGACGAAAATACTGCCCATCGCCCCCCCAATCGCCCCGGCAATACCGCCGACGATATGATTGCCCGGTTCTCCGGCCCAATCAAAGGTATGCAACCCCGTAATCAGGTTAAAAAGGTAGCCACCGGCAAAACCGAAGGGAATTAGCCAAAAAGCCATGAGAGTGGCCCGTTTTTTGGCCTGTTGAAAGGGATCGATCAAACCGAACTCATCGGCACTTTTATAGCCGCGACCGAGAATGGTCACTTGAGATTGGGGAATTCCCGCCTTTTCCAGGGCAACGGAAGCTTCTTCTGCTTGTATGCGATCAGCTAACACGGCAATGAGATAATTCATATTCTCCAACTTTTTAGGCTATCTTCATCTCCTATTGTAAGGATTTTGGGGACTGAAAAGCCGCTCGATCGAGAAAATATTCAAGGGGATGCGTTAGTCAATCTTAGATAGGATTGATTAATGTGGAATTATTAGCAATTCAAGAAATTGCTCTATCTTAGTTATTTCTGGTACTACTTGACCATAAAGATCGAGGAAGATAGTCGAATTATCATTATTAACAAGAAGTTTTTCGGGATTATTACCATTGGGATTAGACTGTAAAGTTTGACTCACTCCTGTCATTATTTGAATGTTTTTATCGGCTACATCTGAGTTAAAAACTAAAAAATAGATTAGATTTTTGTTAATAATAGCTAGTCTTAATAAATCCACTTGTCCGCCAATTAAATTTATGAGAAAAAAGAGAAATAAATACCGCAGTTCTAGCCTTCTCTTATCGACCTATACCAATTTAGATGCGCGGCAGCTTATTAGTTAAAACCGACTTGACTGCTGAAATAAGGAATTGATTCCCTGACTGAAGATTGACTTCTCTCTTGTGTTTAGTTGTGGCGCTGGGATCCCTAACCATTGTATCATGGAAAAATGCGAAGACTCACAATCACTCGACCCGACGACTGGCACCTTCATCTCCGCGACGGTGCGGCACTGAAAGCGGTTCTACCCCATACGGTGCGTCAGTTTGCCCGTGCCATTATCATGCCAAATTTAAAGCCCCCAGTGCGCTCGGTGGCCGATGCCGCCTCCTACCGCGAGCGCATTCTGGCAGCAGTTCCAGAGGGTCAACAGTTCGAGCCACTGATGACACTATATCTCACCGATAATACCAGTCCCGAAGAAATCATGGCGGCGAAAGCCTCCCAGTTTGTCAAAGCGGTGAAATACTACCCAGCCGGTGCCACCACTAATTCCGACTTGGGGGTGACGGACCTTCGTCGGTGCGATCGCGTTTTGGCAGCGATGGAGCAGGTAGATATGCCGCTACTACTGCACGGAGAAGTCACCGATGGTGATATTGATGTGTTCGATCGAGAGAAAGTGTTCATTGAGAAGCACTTGCTCCCACTGATAACAAGATTTCCGAAACTGCGCGTCGTCTTTGAACACATTACCACTGCCGATGCGGTCAACTTTGTTCTATCTGCTAACAACAACGTCGCCGCCACAATTACGCCCCAACATTTATTGTTTAGCCGAAACATTCTCTTTACCGGGGGCATTCGTCCCCATTTTTATTGCCTGCCGATTTTGAAACGAGAGGATCATCGTTTGGCACTTTTGCAAGCGGCAACATCGGGCAATCCCAAGTTTTTTCTAGGGACCGATAGTGCGCCCCATTCTCGCTACAGCAAGGAAAGTTCCTGTGGCTGCGCGGGTTGTTATTCGGCTCTGCACGCCCTAGAGTTGTACGCAGAAGCTTTTGAGAGTGTCGATGCAATTGAGCAACTGGAAGGGTTCGCCAGCTTCCACGGTCCAGATTTCTATCAACTCCCCCGAAATACGGAACAAATCACCTTAACCAAAACCCCTTGGCGCATTCCCGATGAATTGCCATTTCCCGAATCCGGACTGGTGCCGTTACGAGCGGGTGAAGAGATAAGCTGGCAATTAGGGTAATAAAAACCGCCAGTCTTAGCTTACCTAAAATGTTTGTGGTTTTTATGCTCCCGTCTTATTTTGATAATAATCGCGGGTTCCCTTGGCATCTAGGGCCTCACCGAGACGAGTAATAGCCTGGGCGTAGGCGGCGTTACGCAGAGATATATCGAACTCCTGGGCGAAAGACCAGACTTTTTCCGCTTCTGTCACCATTCTTTCTTTTAAGCGCTCATTGA
This portion of the Microcystis aeruginosa NIES-2549 genome encodes:
- the trpS gene encoding tryptophan--tRNA ligase, giving the protein MGKQRILSGVQPTGNLHLGNYLGAIRNWVEGQKDYDNFFCVVDLHAITVPHNPATLAEDTLAIAALYLACGIDLEYATIFVQSHVKAHTELTWLLNCITPLNWLTDMIQFKEKAIKQGENVGTGLLDYPVLMAADILLYDADKVPVGEDQKQHLELTRDIAVRINHLFGQPKQPILKLPDPMIRKEGARVMSLTDGRNKMSKSDPSEMSRINILDSPDVIAKKIKRCKTDLVKGLSFDDPERPECHNLLTLYSILSAKSKEVVAGECADLGWGQFKPMLTEVTIESLKPIQEKYAQIREDKDYLATVLRQGRLKAEAVANQTLDRVKNAMGYLPPF
- a CDS encoding dolichyl-phosphate-mannose--protein mannosyltransferase, yielding MNSQVKFNLSILGIFLFSLAIRFWNLSQFNTLVFDEVYYAKYGNEYLIGKDFFQSHPPLSQYLIAISIWIGSHFPADPETINNLTGSLRSTFSYRWLNALTGSFIPLIIGGIAYQLTQRKTVFLITTFLASLDGLFLVESRYALNNIYLILFGLSGQLFFLLALQKNQKLNWLLLSGVSFGLAANIKWNGLGFLLGIFIFIGIAWLIKLLNQEQSKDNLWTKATNLRLEDIFIALIVFPLVTYSLLWIPHLLVNHQYNFWQVHQEIWSFHQRIKGNQSDVHPYCSPWYSWLVMGRPVAYYFERLGDKIYDVHAMGNPFLWWFSTGAILVVFSRLFNRKERVISAYLICNYIANLLPWLKIGRCTFLYHYMAAYSFTWIALAWLLADGLESSTPIYKNVSRLLIILIIFAFIHWLPIYLGIPLSVLDYYLRMIFPNWI
- a CDS encoding Uma2 family endonuclease; this encodes MMTTILLQGLEDFELKANDPEQRMLISGVNWQQYETLLKHLEDSSSYRITYLDGMVEIMAPSRRHEVSKKNIGRLVEVYLEYAEIDFWGLGSTTLRKQEKEAGKEPDECFCLFTEKEFPDLAIEIILTSGSLKVLEVYKRLGTQEVWFWQDNQLKIYSLQENGEYILIPKSALLPDLNLELLAEYVNHPNPRLAVKEFRSRLTENSQL
- a CDS encoding DNA phosphorothioation-associated putative methyltransferase gives rise to the protein MADNFTLIVQLCQVSPIGKLLPGALYVHREALHQLDPILQNYEQQARINQHLSEATIIKFSTDKPKISYLFYPDFDREPHPVLTKSLVVDLGTLILSEWNYQNADNPPILHRKETFVTRDYPLYEQFDHLTKIESALGLLNSSYPIGTKQEWQRLLRKHHLDFAGDYLVCNLEGQKEKSIIIDRHKAALVRKTLSRPTRLALAAGLFLPETTFFDYGCGYGGDIERIAEQGYQSEGWDPYYRPDSPLIESDIVNLGYVINVIESAEERQEALLKAWQLTRQVLIVSAQILIDDSERGLMAYEDGIITRRNTFQKYYQQEELKQYIDSSLGVDSIPITLGIYLVFREEEKAETFRLSRCRSRTATPKIKTHLKRFEDYEDLLTPLMEFYTQQGRLPVAGELLQEEEIKAEFGTFRRAFQVILQVTEGEEWEIIADKRRADLLLYLALSQFSQCPKVRELSPATRADFKALFGSYRNACALAEEVLISAGNLPAIARTCENSSLGKLSRYSLTIHISILEKLPMLLRLYEGCASQTIGRLENANVIRLSFRQPKISYLYYPNFDTEIHPILATSMDVYLGSADFSFRDYRDSPNPPILHEKELLVTADYPNYDKLVRLTQLEKDWGLLEDRKAIERLQGWQKCLEENCATIKGYQILWRKDADPYKVRILRAKINARRNQNKSS
- a CDS encoding photosystem II S4 domain protein, whose translation is MLPREELLKGVENREDIAKVIDKAEQAIKTWEVTVTDFLSPAVLAEVERVFQRLTDVSMQKWGGYPQAERQRIGIARVDLPLAETDIPLSALDIAGNFLFDTANHRDFLGAMLGTGIVREKVGDIIVLGERGAQAIVVPELADFLCANLLQVRSVPVKTSPIPLTELKVRPPQKKEINTVEASLRLDAIASAGFGISRSKMAEAISAGDVRVNWKDISQSSYNVKTGDLISFRGKGRLEVGEVTVTKKERYRVHLTRFI
- the pyrC gene encoding dihydroorotase; its protein translation is MRRLTITRPDDWHLHLRDGAALKAVLPHTVRQFARAIIMPNLKPPVRSVADAASYRERILAAVPEGQQFEPLMTLYLTDNTSPEEIMAAKASQFVKAVKYYPAGATTNSDLGVTDLRRCDRVLAAMEQVDMPLLLHGEVTDGDIDVFDREKVFIEKHLLPLITRFPKLRVVFEHITTADAVNFVLSANNNVAATITPQHLLFSRNILFTGGIRPHFYCLPILKREDHRLALLQAATSGNPKFFLGTDSAPHSRYSKESSCGCAGCYSALHALELYAEAFESVDAIEQLEGFASFHGPDFYQLPRNTEQITLTKTPWRIPDELPFPESGLVPLRAGEEISWQLG